The sequence AATAATGGAAACTTATTAGACTCACAGTTAATTAAGGCAGTTTATTTACCTtaaatctaatattatttgaGTTATTAGTTACACGCAGCGCTATTCTTTGTAACGTTATTGTTTATAGAATTTCTCAGAAAACTTTAGAGTCgtatttctctttatatagggtcgtttatatcttataattaaataggattttaacaaataatactATTTGAGTTAATTAGTTGCACGCAGCgctttatattctttatagcATAAAGCGTTTTTGTTTGTCGAATATCTCAGAAAAACTGAATACTCATATTTCTCTATACATCAGGGTCATTTATACCTATGTCTCATACTAATTTTAGgattttaacaaataatatttgaattaattagGTACACGCAGCGCTATTCTTTGTAGCGTAAAGCATCTTTGCTTATAGAATTTCTCAGAAAACCTTATAGTCGTGTTTCTCTATATACAGAGTCATTCATatctatgtattataaatatgggATTTTAACAAATAGTATTTAAGTTAATAAGGTACACGTAACGCTATTCTTTATAACATAAAGCATTTTTGTTTATAGAATTTCTCGGAAAACTTTATACTCGTATTTCTCTACACTCAAAGTAATTTATATCTAagtcttatattaattatggaGTTTTAACAAATACAgattaaaaaagtttaaaatacaatataattatttaaataaaaacagttAAAAACTACTTAACAATATTAGACTATCATTTGTCTGATGCAAGTCGATGCATCGACCAATGGCGCTGCGCGAGAGCGGACGTTGATCGCTGCTCGCACGTGATTGGTGCGCTCCTACTGCCACTGTTCTGTTATATATAGCCGTCAGCTACAGCCAGTGTTTCATTCTATCGTCGAGTACGTTCCTGTGCAGTTCGATCGTAGAAGTCTGTCATGCCGCCGAAAGCTAGTGGTAAAGCTGTGAAGAAAGCCGGAAAGGCTCAGAAGAACATCAGCAAGGCtgataaaaagaagaagaggaagaggaaggagaGCTATGCGATCTACATCTACAAGGTGTTGAAGCAGGTCCATCCTGACACCGGAATCTCCAGCAAGGCTATGAGCATCATGAACAGCTTCGTTAATGATGTTTTCGAGCGTATCGCGGCCGAAGCGTCGCGACTGGCTCATTACAACAAACGCTCCACGATTACATCCCGGGAGATTCAAACTGCTGTGCGACTTCTGTTGCCTGGTGAATTGGCGAAACACGCAGTCAGTGAGGGAACGAAGGCGGTTACCAAGTACACG comes from Ooceraea biroi isolate clonal line C1 chromosome 8, Obir_v5.4, whole genome shotgun sequence and encodes:
- the LOC105280750 gene encoding histone H2B — its product is MPPKASGKAVKKAGKAQKNISKADKKKKRKRKESYAIYIYKVLKQVHPDTGISSKAMSIMNSFVNDVFERIAAEASRLAHYNKRSTITSREIQTAVRLLLPGELAKHAVSEGTKAVTKYTSSK